From Streptomyces sp. NBC_00370, a single genomic window includes:
- a CDS encoding GNAT family N-acetyltransferase — translation MTRSTTIRVLTEGDWDDVVALEAGAYAALGLSEGRAALRSKAAASPTTCFVLRADELVVGYLLALPYPASRAPALGQTETSRHTSRNLHLHDVVVAPAYRGRGLGRRLVAHLEDTAAAHGCTEVSLIAVAGAETYWSARGYTAAPHVPTTGYDPTAVYMSRSLRSRSPRSRADTPADHRRS, via the coding sequence ATGACGCGGTCCACGACGATCCGCGTGCTCACCGAGGGGGACTGGGACGACGTCGTAGCCCTGGAGGCCGGCGCGTACGCGGCGCTGGGGCTGTCCGAGGGCCGGGCGGCCCTCCGGTCCAAGGCGGCGGCCTCGCCCACCACTTGCTTCGTCCTGCGCGCGGACGAGCTGGTGGTGGGCTACCTCCTGGCCCTGCCCTACCCCGCGAGCCGGGCACCCGCCCTCGGCCAAACCGAGACGAGCCGCCACACCTCGCGGAACCTGCACCTGCACGACGTGGTCGTCGCCCCGGCGTACCGCGGGCGCGGCCTCGGCCGCCGGCTCGTGGCACACCTCGAAGACACCGCGGCGGCACACGGCTGTACGGAGGTCTCGCTGATCGCCGTCGCCGGAGCCGAAACCTACTGGTCGGCGCGGGGTTACACCGCCGCCCCGCACGTGCCCACCACCGGTTACGACCCTACGGCCGTCTACATGTCCCGTTCCCTGCGGTCCCGTTCCCCGCGGTCCCGCGCCGACACACCAGCCGATCACCGACGGAGTTGA